A stretch of DNA from Candidatus Desulfatibia profunda:
TATCCTCCGTTTATCTGGAAATAAGGAGAATAAGTTATGTTTGTGCTGGTAAGCTACGATGTTGCAACCCAGGATGGCTCAGGCGCGCGACGTTTGCGCAGAGTATCAAAAGCCTGCCAGGATTACGGCCAGCGTGTCCAGTATTCTGTTTTTGAGTGCATAGTTGATCCTGCACAGTGGGCTGTTTTACGACAGCGGTTGATTGACGTTATTGATCCCGCTGAAGACAGCCTGAGATTCTATTTTCTGGGGTCAAACTGGAAGCGGCGGGTCGAGCACGTTGGAGCCAAAAAATCAATTGATCAGGAAGGGCCGTTGATTGTTTGAGGCTGTCCGCGAACCTGAAGCTCACACGTTTTTGCCGGGAGCTTCGCGCTGGTTGTAACTGCTTATAATAATG
This window harbors:
- the cas2 gene encoding CRISPR-associated endonuclease Cas2; this encodes MFVLVSYDVATQDGSGARRLRRVSKACQDYGQRVQYSVFECIVDPAQWAVLRQRLIDVIDPAEDSLRFYFLGSNWKRRVEHVGAKKSIDQEGPLIV